A genomic region of Silurus meridionalis isolate SWU-2019-XX chromosome 7, ASM1480568v1, whole genome shotgun sequence contains the following coding sequences:
- the ctbp2l gene encoding C-terminal binding protein 2, like, protein MAVRGTVPPPDYYPFDTALSAQPPEDLQGYYRGSHQLLSRSGSHYGLGAGGVRAAWDQGQTRAPTRAPTPGSAPPPPPPPPPPPPPPPTAHELSRLYRDSLAFPDSQRIRSRASSPSCFAIVGDQGHSGYNEVNGLHLDHPQSTCIMMDPAPTSIVDGRGMSAYGNVPAQRMAYDPAYDASQAMMASTPAQLTPGISTHHPSAAVTMDPKRTVDSNFLNYMRTEGLSESTISLLLQQGFDSTGMLSMIEEHDIRSLTSNLGQARVLSRVVLNCKTGGTAVPTMRGRSNSFSHRNDLYTQPQGLTMETHLLQQPSNTLQTMSPRIGEFINRRPSSAPSQHLIEPTSYTGARSLGGLPANPTTYGTSMPQTRPLVMYNPHTGLPMSSHPQPQQSGILGTSGLVTKAFTTPVELMKRAPSLPHMSQTANTHHSPQLLRKGVPALDSGVVSTGTNVQSQTFNNKMTRRTGPPVIVSTMATPETSIRPQIMNGPLHPRPLVALLDGRDCTVEMPILKDLATVAFCDAQSTQEIHEKVLNEAVGAMMYHTITLTREDLEKFKALRIIIRIGSGYDNIDIKAAGELGIAVCNIPSAAVEETADSTICHILNLYRRNTWLYQALREGTRVQSVEQIREVASGAARIRGETLGLIGFGRSGQAVAVRAKVFGFSVIFYDPYLQDGLERVLGVQRVYTLQDLLYQSDCVSLHCNLNEHNHHLINDFTIKQVSQGAFLVNTARGGLVDEKALAHALKEGRIRGAALDVHENEPFSFAQGPLKDAPNLICTPHTAWYSEQASLEMREAAATEIRRAITGRIPDSLRNCVNKEFFITSTAWGVMEQQSVHPELNGTGYRFPPGMVGVAPGGIAAAMEGIVPGGVPVTHSLPSVTHPSQAPSPNQPSKHGESREHLTEQ, encoded by the exons ATGGCTGTAAGGGGCACTGTACCTCCTCCTGATTATTACCCGTTTGACACTGCTTTATCTGCTCAGCCGCCTGAGGATCTGCAGGGATATTATCGAGGAAGCCACCAGCTTCTTAGCAGATCAGGCTCGCATTATGGGCTGGGCGCAGGAGGGGTTAGAGCTGCCTGGGATCAAGGCCAAACTCGGGCTCCTACTCGTGCACCTACACCTGGCTCCGCTCCACCGCCACcgccacctcctcctccacctccacctccaccacccaCGGCTCATGAGTTGAGCCGTTTGTACAGGGATTCTCTAGCCTTTCCAGACAGTCAGCGTATCCGCAGTAGGGCCTCCTCTCCTTCCTGTTTTGCGATTGTGGGTGATCAGGGCCATTCTGGTTACAACGAAGTCAACGGCCTTCATCTTGACCACCCTCAGTCGACCTGTATCATGATGGACCCTGCTCCCACTTCTATTGTGGATGGAAGGGGAATGTCGGCTTATGGAAACGTACCTGCTCAAAGGATGGCCTACGATCCTGCCTATGATGCCAGCCAGGCTATGATGGCTTCTACACCAGCTCAGCTCACACCTGGGATCTCAACTCACCACCCATCAGCAGCTGTTACCATGGACCCAAAGAGGACTGTGGATTCGAATTTTCTCAATTACATGCGTACTGAGGGTTTATCTGAAAGCACAATTTCCCTGCTGTTGCAGCAGGGCTTTGACTCCACCGGCATGCTGTCCATGATAGAAGAGCATGATATTCGCTCCCTGACTTCAAATCTCGGACAGGCCCGGGTGCTCTCCAGGGTGGTGCTTAACTGCAAGACCGGGGGCACCGCAGTTCCAACAATGCGTGGCCGCTCTAACAGTTTCAGCCACCGTAATGATCTTTACACACAGCCTCAAGGTTTGACTATGGAAACCCACCTTTTGCAGCAGCCCTCCAACACTTTGCAGACCATGTCTCCAAGGATAGGCGAGTTTATCAACCGCAGACCAAGCAGTGCACCTTCTCAACATCTGATAGAACCTACAAGCTATACTGGGGCACGTTCTCTTGGCGGGCTTCCGGCCAATCCTACGACATATGGCACTTCAATGCCGCAGACACGACCGCTAGTCATGTACAACCCCCATACCGGTCTGCCGATGTCAAGCCACCCTCAGCCGCAACAGTCAGGGATTTTGGGGACATCTGGTTTAGTAACCAAAGCTTTCACCACGCCAGTAGAGTTGATGAAGAGAGCACCTAGTCTACCTCATATGTCTCAAACCGCGAATACTCACCATAGTCCCCAGCTTTTAAGGAAAGGGGTTCCTGCTTTGGACAGTGGGGTCGTATCTACAGGGACCAATGTCCAGTCTCAGACCTTTAACAATAAGATGACTCGCCGTACTGGTCCTCCAGTCATTGTTTCAACCATGGCTACACcagaaacaa gTATTAGGCCTCAGATCATGAATGGCCCCCTGCACCCTCGCCCGTTGGTGGCGCTGTTGGATGGACGTGACTGCACTGTCGAGATGCCCATCCTCAAAGACCTGGCAACCGTGGCCTTCTGCGATGCTCAGTCCACACAGGAGATACACGAGAAG GTGCTAAACGAGGCGGTCGGTGCCATGATGTACCACACCATCACTCTGACTCGCGAGGATCTGGAGAAGTTTAAAGCTTTACGCATCATCATCCGCATCGGCAGCGGATACGACAACATCGACATTAAAGCCGCAGGGGAGCTGG gcattgCAGTGTGTAACATTCCCTCAGCGGCGGTGGAAGAGACGGCAGACTCCACTATTTGTCACATCCTGAACCTGTACAGGAGAAACACGTGGTTGTACCAGGCTCTCCGTGAGGGCACGCGGGTCCAGAGCGTGGAGCAGATCAGAGAGGTGGCATCAGGAGCAGCACGAATCCGAGGAGAAACGCTTGGCCTCATCGGGTTCG ggCGTTCGGGGCAGGCAGTAGCGGTCCGTGCGAAGGTGTTTGGCTTCAGCGTGATATTTTATGACCCGTACCTGCAGGATGGTCTGGAGCGAGTGCTGGGAGTGCAGAGAGTTTACACACTGCAGGACCTGCTGTACCAGAGCGACTGTGTGTCTCTACACTGCAACCTGAACGAACACAACCACCACCTGATCAACGACTTCACCATCaaacaggtctcaca AGGAGCGTTCCTGGTGAACACGGCTCGAGGTGGGCTGGTGGATGAGAAGGCTCTGGCTCATGCCCTGAAGGAGGGAAGGATACGAGGAGCTGCGCTCGATGTCCATGAGAACGAGCCGTTCAG ttttgcaCAGGGACCACTGAAGGATGCTCCGAATCTGATCTGCACTCCACACACGGCATGGTACAGTGAACAGGCATCTCTGGAAATGAGGGAGGCAGCGGCTACGGAGATCCGCCGAGCTATCaccg gcCGGATCCCAGACAGTCTGAGGAACTGTGTGAATAAGGAGTTCTTTATCACCTCTACAGCATGGGGGGTGATGGAGCAGCAGAGCGTCCACCCCGAGCTTAACGGCACTGGATACAG